In Paraburkholderia acidisoli, one DNA window encodes the following:
- a CDS encoding 4Fe-4S dicluster domain-containing protein has product MENPTGACKQDPGVIVPVVDLQRCEGKGDCLAVCPENVFEIRRIDESDYRDLGFMHRMKLRVHGMQVAYTPNAMACRSCGLCVTACPERAIKLARHA; this is encoded by the coding sequence GTGGAGAACCCAACCGGGGCATGCAAACAGGACCCGGGCGTAATCGTGCCCGTCGTCGATTTGCAGCGTTGCGAAGGAAAGGGCGATTGCCTGGCGGTCTGCCCGGAAAACGTGTTCGAGATCCGGCGCATCGACGAGAGCGATTACCGCGATCTTGGTTTCATGCATCGCATGAAGCTGAGGGTGCACGGCATGCAGGTGGCGTATACACCCAATGCGATGGCCTGCCGGTCGTGCGGATTATGCGTGACGGCGTGCCCGGAGCGCGCGATCAAACTGGCGAGACACGCTTAA